atatcatttttatgaaacttcataaaatacatatgatatattaatataatcaaatatattaaaaatgggACCATTTCTAATATCtattagataatatatatatatttttattttaaaatttatttgattatttaataaatatataatataaattaataataacacAAAAAGTGCATTTTAGCAATTACAAATGTATTATAtcgtatttttattttaacatttcttaatttttttataactcaATTCTATAGTAGATATGTAATTAAATACTAGAAtgtataattcatatttatgCATATGAAAAATGTGAAATGCTTATATCAAGAAAACATAATTTATtgttttgtaaaaaaaaaaaaataaaaaaaaaaaggaaaatattaattatttatttcaatacttttaattataatgtattaagtttttatattaattttaatttaatatttattttatttatgaacataaatatcataattcagtcatataaagaaatatatatatatttatatatatttatatatatatatatatattacacatattGTATGTGTTAAATTGGATTAACATGAACATAggtttaataaaattttaaaaatattattttacaaaataatataatttacacctaatttataaaattatattattttctatacgtcaaaaaaaataaaataaaataaaaattaaaagaaaaaagaaattaaaaaaaaaaatatatttatattaaatattattcatcacatatatatttctttttgaacgatttatataaatagaaaaaactATTTCATAACAAACTGaatgttataaataatatatgtacaaaatatattttgaaatgtCTTTTTCCTTTCTGGTGTACAagaacacatataaataatatcagATCTCTAAATATcatatcataaatattagaaatgatatattataatttaaaattagtTATTTTTTCAATCATATTAGGAACATTAACCTTAATTTATAATGtatgaaaaaggaaaattacatatatgtgtccaatataaaattacctgttgttattttatattttattatatttattcatacctatcatatttatattataatatatttaattaatataattttatttattatttttttattttaattttgtttcttcattttcagaATGACTtcaattctttatataaaaatataaactatGAAAACATCGTATTAGGGCCAATAAATTATAGATCCTTAGCAGAATATTCGCATGAACATAGAACAAatcataaacataaaaatagaGAATTAAGAGAATACCAAAAAACTAAAGAAGAAcaatacaaaaaaaacaaatatccAAACGATGGCgcaaaaacaaaacaaaaaatacgACAAGTAacagaaaatgaaaatactgGAATATCAAATTtaaggaaatataaaaaagaatcatATGATAACGCACAAGGAGGAAATTCAAATAAATCTCCTCGTTCCCTCAAATATTCAGAAATTCAAAGAAAGCTTTATAATGATTTAGATGGAAAACAAGACAGGGATGTTCAGAATTATTCAGATGATGAATATGATTCTAAGATAgaaaaatatgtacataaatgttttttggttattttattaattttgagTTTTCCCCATGCTCTCGTTTTGCCATGTAcatattgtaaaaaaaaaatgcacacagactaatatttatatttataaataatcatatattatgttatatatttttatatatataataaactattatatatataaattataaagaacatatgtatatttctattttcattaaataatataaatatatatgtaatatatataatttatgttaATACCAAGCATATTGTATTTCACCAACAAatactattattaatatattaataagaacaatataagtaaataaataaaattcatttttttaaattatatatattccataaAAGAATcattagaaaaagaaaataatattttgcaTCTCTATtacactttttttatttatataattttttatatgttttatattatattatatatttaaagagatgaaaaaaaatttttataatttatcatagattaattatttagaaatattataactatatatttaaataataaaattatattaatttaatatatgttgaaaatattatacaatttttttataatattataaatagaaTAAAATGTTTGCTTTCATTATATGTTAAGTtcactataatatataaaaaaatgttagaTATTATTTCTAAAATCATGGGTATTTcctataatgataataataaatataaaaaaaaaaaaaaaaaaccacaacatacacatatgtaatttaacaaatatattataaataatgaaaaaaaaatatattgttcaataatcaaaaatatctttctctaaaattatatgtaataaacaATGCATCTTTCCATttcttaaataaataattgtatTGACACATTAAATATAcgtataaatattatcaaataattatatatattcaatatcatatgttcatatattattataacgaAGATATAATTCTATaacaattataaattaataaataaattatatatatattataggtactaatttatattatattatttgttataattattctaataaataaatattaagcGCTTTAATATgaccaatatatatatatatatatatatatatataaatgcttTAGAAAGATAAatagtttatatatttatctccattacatatatttctaataaggttaatgaaatatatttaaataccTAAACATTGCACATTATTATAGTGATAAATTTTGCTATATGTTTCGTTTGaacttattttaaaatatattcattagcACTTATTTCACTTGTCGTAGtcttttaattaattattgttaatataattatattgttaAATGATACAAGGACTATtctaacaaaaaaaaaaaaatatatagatcaATATTTCTTTATGTTTTCTATAGAATAGCAATTGTAccaaaatataacaaatatatgcATTACATTAAACAAATACAACAATATTTTGattaaatatttgtatataaatcTGATCGtttgcacatatatatataagaatcataataattgtcccatataataatatatgtgtcGCACAtagatatatgtaatatgttTTACTAATTTTGTATGATGgttgaaatataataatataatgatgatTACGATGGTAATATTACCTTACAACTCGTATTATGTATCTATATACTATGAATACGAAATGTTTCCAAAGATTCAtggaatataaaacataataattcataataCTAGGAACATAAGGAACAAAAAGATATTTCTAAAAGactttttgttattttattttatttcattttgttgtactaatatgttatttatatggACAATATATTAGGTATGATAgcaatacatatatatatatatatatatatttatcaatttatttatttgatttctTGTAATTTAATTCAATTTCATATTAGCTGTACAagaaatatgataaatataataactacaatataaaaatatatcaaatacgAAAaattaaggaaaaaaaatgaatatattttatttttttttaataatacacTTGAGTTTTCCTTTTGTAATTTTTagtaccttttttttttttaaatttttttttttttttttattatatatatttctttttaatatcatttattatttcttctgatatattaatatatcattaaaatattctatgttatgaatatataattttaaaatattatattaataaaatattattatatatatatatatatatatattaatttatataagtgttttatatttaaaaaaaaatctatatattttattaatatatct
The Plasmodium sp. gorilla clade G2 genome assembly, contig: PADLG01_00_3, whole genome shotgun sequence genome window above contains:
- a CDS encoding stevor PIR protein, putative yields the protein MIYYNLKLVIFSIILGTLTLIYNNDFNSLYKNINYENIVLGPINYRSLAEYSHEHRTNHKHKNRELREYQKTKEEQYKKNKYPNDGAKTKQKIRQVTENENTGISNLRKYKKESYDNAQGGNSNKSPRSLKYSEIQRKLYNDLDGKQDRDVQNYSDDEYDSKIEKYVHKCFLVILLILSFPHALVLPCTYCKKKMHTD